The following coding sequences lie in one Candidatus Nitrospira allomarina genomic window:
- the amt gene encoding ammonium transporter → MSENASHIDVLWLLICAALVMLMQGGFTCLETGRVRAKNSINVAIKNLVDFCTSSLAFWVAGFALMHGPTTAGLIGTEGFLFNAHEQGWLWAFFFFQMVFCGTATTLVSGAVAERMRFTGYLVTSLIVSLLIYPIVGHWMWGGLATGQNTGWLNQLGFIDFAGSTVVHSTGGWVALAAVMIIGPRHGRFSNKAVPIQGQNLPLATLGVLLLWFGWYGFNGGSSLEFTQKASQILVNTTLAGATGALTTLGISWYYLKRPDVGHALNGVLAGLVSITASANIMSPEGTILIGVGAGIICVGATIILERLHIDDAIGVVPVHACVGVWGTVVFPFLSSPDSWGTGLTVWEQAGIQILGSTVCFFWAFGMGFAILWLINQWVSLRVTAEEEQIGLNMTEHGAGTPILDLLVQMEEQRNSHDFTRHVLSEPHTEVGQIAEEYNRVLDTINREQRRRQEMDAALAYGARLDTLFQEIAKATNESSTIEDAMQITMNLICQNTGWPVGHLYLLSEDTSHTLLPTTIWHLKHPDCFETFRSITEHTVFETGVGLPGRVLASGKPGWIRDVTQDPNFPRAQVAKDIGVRAGFGFPILIGKQVVGVLEFFSTETMEPDAKLLEVMGYVGAQLGRVVERKRGEAILIHAKAEAEAATKTKADFLAMMSHEIRTPLNGIIGISDILLGTHLSEDQQDCLLTIKDSGDALLTIINDILDFSKIEAGKLTLETIDFDFRETVDAVVDLLGLKAQEKGIELISLINPEIPTTVQGDPVRLRQILMNLIGNAIKFTAQGEIVVQVVPEEDTSGTGLLRFMITDTGIGISPEGQNRLFQAFSQEDSSTTRKYGGTGLGLSITKMLAELMGGTIGVHSELGQGSCFWFTIRLGSQQSHRIPDKVLPRELEGVRIVLIDDNATNRMLLQLYTRYWGMQGIQAENGEKALALIRECALNEEPCHLALIDMNMPGMDGLELAKAIKADPQLASMRLILLNPLINRVENTHSLTQRHFSAFVNKPVRYKQLHQCLLNVMRRSDVAPSPSMIQTPTNEMNKGSGQRLLLVDDNLVNQQVGVRMLTTLGYQVDIAANGREAVEAITRTAYAGVFMDCQMPEMDGFEATREIRKRARITPHLPIIAMTATAMVGDREKCLEAGMNDFLSKPVKLEDLRRILEKWLFQASSTRHHEDEAGPHQPDNREVSPRSGTSAPDLSPPLDSTILADLRRLGGDEDPVFFISVIEQFCQDSVSHMDRINLAIQKNEGDSLSKVAHAFKGCSRTIGAKPLAELAFQLEQIGQTQNLEKAQAIFVSLQSEFERVQAALQDELKQSSATLP, encoded by the coding sequence ATGTCTGAGAATGCTTCACACATTGATGTTTTATGGCTACTGATCTGTGCGGCCCTCGTCATGCTCATGCAAGGGGGATTTACCTGCCTGGAAACAGGTCGTGTTCGAGCCAAAAATAGCATCAACGTCGCGATCAAAAACCTGGTGGACTTTTGTACCTCATCTCTTGCCTTTTGGGTGGCAGGATTCGCCTTGATGCACGGACCAACGACAGCCGGCCTCATCGGCACAGAGGGGTTTCTTTTTAATGCCCACGAGCAGGGATGGTTGTGGGCGTTTTTTTTCTTTCAGATGGTATTTTGTGGAACCGCCACAACCCTCGTCTCAGGTGCCGTTGCCGAGCGGATGCGATTTACAGGGTATTTGGTCACCAGCCTCATTGTGTCTCTACTCATTTATCCCATTGTTGGCCATTGGATGTGGGGAGGATTAGCCACAGGGCAGAATACCGGATGGTTGAACCAACTCGGATTTATTGACTTTGCGGGCTCAACCGTCGTCCATTCCACAGGAGGTTGGGTGGCGTTGGCGGCCGTCATGATCATCGGACCCCGCCATGGTCGCTTTTCCAACAAGGCCGTGCCTATCCAGGGACAGAATCTGCCATTAGCCACACTTGGAGTCTTGCTGCTGTGGTTCGGATGGTACGGTTTTAATGGGGGGAGTAGTCTCGAGTTTACCCAGAAAGCCTCACAGATTCTGGTAAATACAACTCTTGCCGGAGCCACCGGTGCTCTGACAACTCTTGGCATAAGCTGGTATTACCTGAAACGGCCCGATGTCGGTCATGCCCTAAACGGTGTCCTGGCCGGTCTGGTCAGCATTACCGCTTCCGCCAATATCATGTCGCCTGAAGGCACGATCCTCATAGGCGTCGGAGCCGGGATTATCTGTGTCGGTGCAACCATCATTCTTGAACGTTTGCACATTGACGACGCAATTGGCGTCGTACCCGTTCATGCCTGCGTAGGGGTGTGGGGCACCGTTGTCTTTCCCTTCTTGAGTTCTCCGGACTCCTGGGGCACAGGGCTCACCGTCTGGGAACAAGCGGGCATACAAATCCTAGGAAGCACCGTCTGTTTCTTTTGGGCATTTGGTATGGGCTTCGCCATTCTCTGGCTGATCAATCAATGGGTTTCCCTGCGTGTCACAGCCGAAGAGGAACAAATCGGGCTCAACATGACAGAACATGGCGCCGGCACGCCCATTCTGGATCTCCTTGTCCAAATGGAAGAGCAACGAAACAGTCATGACTTTACCCGTCATGTCCTCTCAGAGCCTCACACGGAGGTTGGCCAGATCGCGGAGGAATATAACCGGGTACTAGACACGATCAATAGGGAGCAGCGACGACGGCAAGAAATGGATGCCGCCCTAGCCTATGGGGCCAGACTTGATACCCTCTTTCAGGAAATCGCAAAGGCCACAAACGAATCCTCGACAATTGAAGATGCGATGCAAATCACGATGAATTTGATCTGTCAGAATACCGGATGGCCTGTCGGTCACTTGTACCTTCTATCTGAAGACACCAGCCACACTCTCCTTCCCACGACCATCTGGCATTTGAAACACCCGGACTGCTTTGAGACCTTTCGTTCCATAACCGAACACACCGTTTTTGAAACCGGCGTGGGTCTTCCCGGTCGGGTGTTGGCCAGTGGAAAACCAGGGTGGATTCGGGATGTGACACAAGATCCCAATTTCCCCAGAGCTCAAGTAGCAAAAGATATTGGCGTGAGGGCTGGATTTGGATTTCCAATTCTCATCGGGAAACAGGTGGTAGGCGTGTTGGAGTTTTTTTCGACGGAAACGATGGAGCCGGATGCCAAATTATTAGAAGTCATGGGATATGTTGGAGCACAACTTGGCCGTGTGGTGGAACGCAAACGAGGAGAGGCCATCTTGATTCATGCCAAAGCTGAAGCCGAGGCCGCGACGAAAACGAAAGCCGATTTCCTGGCCATGATGAGTCATGAAATCCGAACGCCGTTAAATGGCATCATCGGCATATCGGATATTTTGCTCGGCACACATCTCAGCGAAGACCAGCAAGACTGTCTCCTCACGATCAAGGATTCGGGTGATGCGCTCCTCACGATCATCAATGACATTCTCGATTTCTCAAAAATTGAAGCCGGCAAGCTGACACTTGAGACGATAGACTTTGACTTTCGAGAGACGGTGGATGCCGTAGTTGATCTGTTAGGCCTTAAGGCTCAGGAAAAGGGGATAGAATTGATTAGCTTGATCAATCCGGAAATTCCCACCACCGTCCAAGGTGATCCCGTACGACTTCGCCAGATCTTGATGAACCTCATTGGCAATGCAATTAAGTTCACCGCTCAGGGTGAAATTGTGGTTCAGGTTGTACCCGAAGAGGACACCTCTGGAACCGGCCTCTTACGATTCATGATTACCGACACGGGTATTGGGATATCCCCTGAAGGCCAGAATCGACTGTTTCAGGCCTTTAGCCAGGAAGACAGCTCCACAACCCGGAAATACGGAGGAACAGGATTGGGCCTCTCCATAACCAAAATGCTGGCCGAACTCATGGGAGGAACGATCGGAGTCCATAGCGAATTAGGTCAAGGAAGCTGCTTCTGGTTCACCATCCGATTAGGCAGCCAACAGTCTCACCGGATACCTGATAAGGTTTTGCCTCGCGAACTTGAGGGTGTGCGTATTGTTCTCATCGATGATAACGCCACAAATCGAATGCTCCTTCAACTATATACACGCTATTGGGGCATGCAAGGTATCCAAGCCGAAAATGGCGAGAAGGCCCTGGCCTTAATCCGGGAATGCGCCTTGAATGAAGAACCCTGTCACCTTGCTCTCATCGATATGAACATGCCTGGCATGGATGGTCTCGAACTGGCAAAAGCCATCAAAGCGGATCCGCAATTGGCATCCATGCGTTTGATCTTGCTCAATCCTTTGATTAACCGGGTCGAAAATACCCACAGCCTCACTCAAAGGCACTTTTCGGCCTTTGTCAACAAACCGGTTCGCTACAAGCAATTGCATCAATGTCTCTTAAATGTCATGAGAAGGTCTGACGTGGCCCCTTCCCCCAGCATGATTCAAACGCCCACGAATGAGATGAATAAAGGCTCCGGACAGCGACTCCTCCTGGTCGATGATAATCTCGTCAACCAACAAGTCGGCGTTCGCATGCTGACCACACTCGGATACCAGGTGGATATTGCAGCGAATGGACGTGAGGCGGTTGAAGCCATCACACGGACCGCCTATGCCGGTGTATTCATGGACTGTCAAATGCCGGAAATGGACGGATTTGAGGCCACCAGAGAAATACGAAAACGTGCACGTATCACCCCACACCTGCCCATCATTGCCATGACGGCCACCGCCATGGTTGGGGATCGGGAAAAATGTTTGGAAGCCGGCATGAATGATTTTTTATCCAAACCGGTGAAATTAGAAGATCTGAGACGTATTTTGGAGAAATGGCTCTTCCAAGCTTCTTCAACGAGACACCATGAGGATGAAGCAGGACCTCATCAACCAGACAATCGAGAGGTTTCACCTCGATCCGGAACATCCGCACCGGACCTTTCTCCACCCTTGGATTCGACGATTCTCGCGGACCTCCGCCGATTGGGCGGAGATGAGGATCCCGTATTTTTCATTTCCGTTATCGAGCAATTTTGTCAGGATTCAGTTTCACACATGGATCGAATCAATCTGGCGATACAGAAAAACGAGGGTGATTCCCTCAGCAAGGTGGCGCATGCGTTCAAAGGTTGCTCACGAACCATTGGCGCCAAGCCACTTGCCGAACTAGCCTTTCAACTTGAGCAAATAGGACAGACCCAAAATCTTGAAAAAGCTCAAGCCATCTTCGTATCACTGCAATCTGAATTCGAGCGGGTGCAAGCGGCTCTGCAAGATGAATTAAAGCAGTCCTCTGCGACCCTTCCATAA
- a CDS encoding pyridoxamine 5'-phosphate oxidase family protein has product MNSEGEGQAQRMFGTARRAAAFHRNQMTNELNDKMQSFIARQEMVFLSTANANGECDCSYRAGTAGFVRVLNAKMLAYPEYRGNGVMASVGNILENPRIGLLFIDFLQSTVGLHVNGQARVMTNEEVVAIPVIPQSLVNASHMKGGQHPECWVMVEVDEAYIHCSKHVPLMKKVEKELHWGTDDECHKGGDFFQVQSNQSNAISSEE; this is encoded by the coding sequence GTGAATTCCGAGGGGGAGGGGCAAGCCCAACGGATGTTTGGAACAGCCAGACGGGCTGCGGCTTTTCATCGGAATCAGATGACGAACGAATTAAACGACAAAATGCAGTCGTTTATTGCCAGACAGGAGATGGTGTTTCTTTCGACCGCCAATGCCAACGGCGAATGTGATTGCTCGTATCGAGCAGGGACTGCCGGGTTCGTCAGAGTGCTCAATGCCAAAATGTTGGCCTATCCCGAATATCGCGGGAACGGGGTGATGGCGAGTGTCGGCAACATTCTTGAAAATCCCCGGATCGGCCTGCTGTTCATCGATTTTTTACAAAGTACGGTCGGTCTGCATGTGAATGGACAGGCACGTGTGATGACCAATGAAGAAGTGGTTGCCATACCAGTAATTCCCCAGTCCCTGGTTAACGCTTCGCACATGAAAGGGGGACAACATCCCGAATGTTGGGTGATGGTAGAAGTGGATGAAGCCTATATTCACTGTTCCAAGCATGTTCCTCTGATGAAAAAGGTTGAGAAGGAACTGCATTGGGGAACGGACGACGAATGCCATAAAGGCGGGGATTTTTTTCAGGTTCAATCTAACCAATCAAATGCCATTTCATCTGAAGAATAG